One window from the genome of Cyclobacterium amurskyense encodes:
- a CDS encoding polysaccharide biosynthesis tyrosine autokinase, whose product MNQSESNRMPVIGQEEEVIDIKDIVLRILRIWPYIVLSVIMALGIAYMILRYSVPEYQVSSKFFIKEKENPFNLFESAGLNMGGSGEMELGNQMIILKSRPIANATLDRLNFDVEYIKEGRFIKSEIYQNTPIAVEVDWSHPQLTNGDLLIKWEDRKSFTVTYLGESYLQIFPDNESRNKLENPNSPTATFLFNQWVELPMNRFKIGLTSVEESGEIIIRLRDRSGLINHYTGENLQVAAIDKQSTILKLTITTQTPQKGRDYLNTLQEVYLENELQEKNTMATNTIDFIDAQLVVLSDSLMFIENRLESFRSNNSIYDLSSEGTAIFEQLKALETDLAKEKFKREYYRQLTQYLEREDYNQIVVPSGLGIEDPILNTLIQNLLELQAEKSMHASKLTEISPPLREVNRQIKDMNLSILELLQNVDNNAQLLIQDLQQRIDKITSTFSGLPQTEQNLLRIQREFTLNEGLYTYLMERRAESAITKASNTPSNKIIETALINPNPISPKTALTYLIALILGLGLPIGLNLVRTFFSNKIKDGKELERKADLNLISTIGQNEDADNLVVLKKHRSGITEAFRSLRANMNFILPKEKNSVILITSSISGEGKTFCSINLASVYALSNKKTLLIGCDMRKPKIFEDFGISNNEGLSTYLSHNQEDVNQVIQKTAYENLDVIVSGPIPPNPAELLITERFAELLEQMKGRYDMVILDTPPVGLVSETLDLIRLADISLFVLRYNYSEKQFIDHINNLKKQTILKEAYILFNGVDKDAQHYGYGTGYGYGYGYGYGYYAEDQVEKSFFKKWFSRR is encoded by the coding sequence ATGAATCAATCTGAATCGAATAGAATGCCGGTAATAGGGCAGGAGGAAGAAGTAATCGATATCAAGGATATTGTATTAAGAATTCTACGTATCTGGCCATATATAGTGCTGTCTGTTATAATGGCCTTAGGCATAGCCTATATGATTCTCCGGTATTCAGTGCCGGAATACCAGGTTTCTAGCAAATTTTTTATAAAAGAAAAGGAAAATCCCTTTAACTTATTTGAATCTGCGGGATTAAATATGGGAGGTTCCGGTGAAATGGAATTGGGCAATCAAATGATTATCCTCAAATCCAGACCCATAGCCAATGCCACTTTGGATCGATTGAACTTTGATGTGGAATACATTAAAGAGGGAAGGTTTATAAAGTCTGAAATATACCAGAATACCCCTATTGCTGTAGAAGTAGATTGGTCCCATCCTCAACTAACCAATGGGGATTTGCTGATTAAATGGGAAGACCGCAAAAGTTTTACAGTAACTTATTTGGGAGAATCTTACTTGCAAATATTTCCCGACAATGAGAGTAGAAATAAGTTGGAAAATCCCAACTCACCCACAGCCACTTTTTTGTTTAACCAATGGGTAGAATTGCCCATGAATCGGTTTAAAATAGGGCTAACTTCAGTGGAAGAAAGCGGGGAAATTATTATCCGCTTAAGGGATCGTTCAGGTTTGATTAACCACTATACAGGGGAAAACCTTCAGGTGGCTGCTATAGACAAACAATCCACCATCCTTAAATTAACCATTACCACACAAACCCCTCAGAAAGGAAGGGATTATTTAAATACCTTGCAGGAGGTTTATTTGGAAAATGAACTGCAGGAAAAGAATACCATGGCCACCAATACCATAGATTTTATCGATGCCCAATTGGTGGTATTGTCAGATTCTTTAATGTTTATTGAAAACAGGTTGGAAAGTTTCCGCTCCAATAACTCCATATATGACCTTAGTTCTGAAGGTACAGCGATCTTTGAGCAATTGAAAGCCCTGGAAACCGATTTGGCCAAGGAAAAATTTAAAAGAGAGTATTACCGGCAATTGACGCAATACCTGGAAAGAGAAGATTACAATCAAATTGTCGTCCCCTCGGGTTTAGGCATAGAGGATCCCATTTTAAATACACTGATTCAAAATTTGCTTGAATTGCAGGCGGAAAAATCCATGCATGCTTCTAAGCTAACTGAAATTTCTCCACCTTTAAGGGAAGTGAATAGGCAAATCAAAGACATGAACCTTTCCATTTTGGAATTGTTGCAGAATGTAGACAACAATGCTCAATTGCTGATTCAGGACCTTCAGCAGCGGATTGATAAAATTACAAGCACTTTTAGTGGATTGCCCCAAACTGAGCAAAATTTATTGCGAATTCAGCGGGAGTTTACTTTAAATGAAGGACTGTACACTTATTTGATGGAGAGAAGAGCAGAGTCGGCCATTACCAAGGCTTCCAATACGCCCAGCAATAAAATTATTGAAACGGCATTAATCAATCCAAACCCCATTAGCCCAAAAACTGCCTTAACCTATCTAATTGCTTTAATACTCGGATTGGGCTTGCCTATAGGGTTAAATTTAGTACGTACTTTTTTCAGCAATAAAATAAAAGATGGCAAGGAGTTGGAAAGAAAAGCAGACCTTAATTTGATTTCCACTATTGGACAGAATGAAGATGCTGACAATTTGGTGGTCTTAAAGAAACACAGGTCCGGAATTACCGAGGCTTTTCGTTCTTTAAGGGCCAATATGAATTTTATTCTTCCCAAAGAGAAAAATTCTGTGATTTTGATTACTTCCAGTATTTCCGGAGAAGGAAAGACTTTTTGCAGTATCAATTTGGCCTCGGTCTATGCCTTGAGCAATAAAAAAACACTTTTAATAGGTTGTGACATGCGCAAGCCCAAAATTTTTGAAGATTTTGGTATTAGCAATAATGAAGGCTTGTCTACCTACCTAAGTCACAATCAAGAGGATGTGAACCAGGTCATTCAAAAAACAGCTTATGAAAACCTGGACGTTATTGTTTCAGGCCCAATCCCTCCTAATCCTGCTGAATTGTTAATTACTGAGCGCTTTGCTGAACTGTTGGAGCAAATGAAAGGACGCTATGACATGGTTATATTGGATACCCCTCCTGTAGGCTTGGTTTCTGAAACATTAGACCTAATCAGGTTGGCTGATATTTCTCTCTTTGTGCTGCGCTACAATTACAGTGAAAAGCAATTTATAGACCATATTAATAACTTAAAGAAGCAGACCATCCTTAAAGAAGCCTATATCCTTTTCAATGGAGTGGATAAGGATGCACAGCATTATGGCTATGGTACCGGTTATGGTTATGGCTACGGTTACGGCTATGGTTATTACGCAGAAGATCAGGTTGAAAAGAGCTTCTTTAAAAAATGGTTCAGTAGGAGGTAG
- a CDS encoding nucleotide sugar dehydrogenase produces MSTPLKDVKIAVIGLGYVGLPLAVEFAKKFPVIGFDIASKRVKELNNGHDFTLEVEDHDLQAVLATSSPKEKGLYNSDNPADLSDCQVYIVTVPTPTDRHNRPVLTPMLKASETIAKYLKKGDVVIYESTVYPGVTEEECVPLLEKNSGLVYNKDFFAGYSPERINPGDKEHTVSKILKVTSGSTPEIAEYVDSLYREVIVAGTHKASCIKVAEAAKVIENSQRDINIAFVNELSKIFNLLNIDTQEVLEAAGTKWNFLPFKPGLVGGHCISVDPFYLAQKAQEVGYHPEIILAGRRLNDSMGKHVATEVIKHMMRKDLKVIDSKVLILGFTFKEDCPDVRNTRVIDIYSELRNFDIAVDVYDPWANPEEVKHEYGVDIIGGKNCPSLEEYSAVVLAVAHKEFKALPIQKSKNLVVYDVKAVLDKDKVDARL; encoded by the coding sequence ATGAGTACTCCTTTAAAAGATGTAAAAATTGCCGTAATTGGGCTTGGCTATGTTGGACTTCCCTTGGCTGTTGAATTTGCCAAAAAATTCCCCGTTATTGGCTTTGATATAGCCTCCAAAAGAGTAAAGGAACTGAACAATGGTCATGACTTCACGCTAGAGGTTGAAGACCATGACCTTCAAGCTGTATTGGCTACCTCAAGTCCTAAAGAAAAGGGGCTTTACAATTCTGATAACCCTGCTGACCTTTCCGATTGCCAGGTATATATCGTAACCGTACCTACCCCTACGGATCGGCATAACAGGCCGGTTTTAACACCTATGTTAAAAGCTTCGGAGACCATTGCCAAATACCTAAAAAAAGGGGATGTGGTCATTTATGAATCAACGGTATATCCGGGTGTGACCGAAGAAGAGTGTGTGCCATTGCTGGAAAAAAATAGTGGTTTGGTTTACAATAAAGACTTTTTTGCAGGTTACTCCCCTGAAAGAATCAATCCCGGAGACAAAGAGCATACGGTTTCAAAGATTTTAAAAGTTACTTCCGGTTCTACCCCTGAGATCGCAGAATATGTGGACAGTCTTTACCGAGAGGTAATTGTAGCAGGAACGCACAAAGCGAGTTGCATTAAAGTTGCGGAAGCAGCAAAGGTTATTGAAAATTCCCAAAGAGACATTAATATTGCCTTTGTCAATGAATTGTCTAAAATTTTCAACCTTCTAAATATTGATACCCAAGAGGTGTTGGAGGCAGCTGGAACAAAGTGGAACTTCCTTCCCTTTAAGCCGGGCTTGGTTGGTGGACACTGTATTAGCGTGGATCCTTTTTACCTGGCCCAAAAAGCCCAGGAAGTAGGCTATCATCCGGAAATTATCCTAGCAGGAAGAAGACTGAATGATTCAATGGGTAAACATGTGGCCACAGAGGTGATCAAACACATGATGCGCAAGGATCTAAAAGTGATTGATAGCAAGGTATTGATCCTAGGTTTCACTTTTAAAGAAGATTGTCCCGATGTGCGTAACACTCGTGTAATTGACATTTATTCAGAATTGAGAAATTTTGACATAGCCGTAGATGTATATGATCCTTGGGCAAATCCTGAGGAAGTAAAACACGAATACGGAGTGGACATTATAGGTGGTAAAAATTGCCCTTCACTTGAGGAATATTCTGCAGTGGTATTGGCTGTTGCGCATAAAGAATTCAAAGCCTTGCCAATTCAAAAAAGCAAAAACCTTGTGGTATATGATGTTAAAGCTGTTTTGGATAAGGACAAAGTGGATGCCAGACTTTAA